The genome window ATATTAAAAAGAGCCGACACATCTTGGGCATAACTTTCTTTAGAGGTGAAGAAGTCAATATCTTCATATAACTTGGCAGTTATGTAATTGTAATTTCCCGTACTCATATGAACGTATCTTTTGATTCCACTTTCTTCTTTTCGTACTATTAAAAGAAGCTTTGCATGTACCTTTAATCCAACTAATCCATAAACTACATGGCAACCAGCCTTTTCTAATTCTTTAGCCCATTGAATATTATTCTCTTCATCAAATCTTGCTTTAACTTCCACCACAACTGTAACTTGTTTCCTGTTTTCCGCAGCTTTTATAAGGTAATCTATTACGGGAGAAGTTTTTCCTACTCTGTATAACGTTTGTTTAATTGCTAGTACTTTGGGATCTTCTGAAGCTTGCCTTAAAAGATCAATTACAGGTTCAAAAGAATCATAGGGTCTATGTAAGAGCACATCTTCTTCTCTAATTACTTTAAAAATATCTTCTTTCCCATAAAAACTTGGCGATGGTTGGGGAGAATAATACTCATATTTGAGATGTTGGTAACCTTCTAAATTTGCAACTTCCATCAAAGAACTCAGATCCAACAAATTCGGTATTTCGTAAATATTCTCTTTTCTCAAATCTAGAGTGCTAAATAAAAAATTCCTTAAATTTTCACCCATATTACTAGCAATTTCTAATTTTACAGGAAACCCTGTTCTTCTTTCTTTTAGGGAACTTTCTATTTCTATTAATAAATCTCTTGCTTCATCTTCTTCTATTGATAAATCGCCATCTCGGGTTATTCTAAACTCAGAGATTTCATTTATTTTATAACCACTAAAAAATGATTTTGCATGGATTTTTAATAAATCTTCCATTAAAAACAAAGAGCTTTTTTCTTGGCTGGGAATAATTATAAACCTGGAGAAAATAGTAGGTAAAGGAATGAAAGCAAAAAGTATTTCTCCTTTTTCATTTTCAAGTTCGACACCGAGGTTTATACCGCTACCGGGTAAAATGGGGAATGGCCTACTTTGATCAACGGCCATTGGAGTAACAACTGGGAATACTGTGCTTTGAAAATAATTTTCCAAGTATTGCTTTTTCTTTTCATCAAGATCCTTGGATTTAAGAATTTCAATATTCTCTTTTTCAAGTGAGGGCAGAAGTTCATTTTGAAGACATGCATACTGCTTTTCAACCATCGTATGGACCTTTTCAGAAATTTTTGCTAATTGTTGACTAGCTGTCATTCCAGAAATGTCTCTTCCTGTGAATCCTGCCTGTAATTGTTCTTCTAACCCAGCAACCCGTATCATAAAAAATTCTTCTAAATTCGAAGAGGTTATAGAAAGGAATTTAATTCTTTCTAAAAGCGGGTTGGTGGTATCATATGCTTCTTCTAAGACCCTAAAGTTAAAGTCCAACCAACTTAATTCTCTATTATTGTACAAATTATAATCGTTTAAATCTATTTTCTTTTCTTTTTTTTCATCTGTTTTTGCCATATCGTTCCACCTTTATTCTTTTTTTTCTAGTATGGGGTTTACTCCAAAGACTTCAAGAAAAAAGTTGTCTTTCCTTTTAAGGGCCCACTCTTCAAGTAAGGTTTCCCTTTTGGTGTGAGTTGTGATTGTCAAACGATTTTCTTCTAACGATATATCAATATCTCCAAGCTTTCTTTCATGTGCTACATCAAGTGCATCAGCAAGCCTTAATATTGCAAGCATCTTAGTTATTAAAATCTTATCTTGTTGGTTTTCAACTTGAGCAGAATAATCATCAATTTCTAAATCTTGGGCGCTATGAAAGTAAGAGATTCTAGAGATTATATCTAGTTCTCTTGATGTTAGCCCCATAATTTCTGAACTTTTTATAATGTTGTGAGAGTGGAGATAATGTTTTTTTATGTTCACGTATTTTCCTATGTCATGTAAAATAGCGGCGACTTGTAAAAGTAACCTTTCTCTTTTTCCCAGTTTGTGTATTGGCTCTAAGACATCAAAAAGCTTTAAGGCATAATTTTCAACGGTTTGACTGTGCTTTTCTTCATAAAAATATTTCTTCCCTATGTTTCTTGCTGATATGATGGTGCTTTTTATTAATAGATTGAAAAACCTTCTGTATCTTCTACTTAAAAGTTTTTGGTATAATAAGCTTTTGCTAAGATTCACCATAGGAAATACTAAAATGTTTTCAGCATTTGAAACTTCTAAAAGCATTTTATAAAAAGCTAGTGCTGAAAGTAAAGAGTTAGCTTTACTTTCAGAAATATTGTATTCTCTAGAAAGTTCTGTAGCATTTTTTGATTTTAGTTTCTCAAAGAGTGAATAAAACTCTGAGCGTGAG of Petrotoga sp. 9PW.55.5.1 contains these proteins:
- the ppk1 gene encoding polyphosphate kinase 1, translated to MAKTDEKKEKKIDLNDYNLYNNRELSWLDFNFRVLEEAYDTTNPLLERIKFLSITSSNLEEFFMIRVAGLEEQLQAGFTGRDISGMTASQQLAKISEKVHTMVEKQYACLQNELLPSLEKENIEILKSKDLDEKKKQYLENYFQSTVFPVVTPMAVDQSRPFPILPGSGINLGVELENEKGEILFAFIPLPTIFSRFIIIPSQEKSSLFLMEDLLKIHAKSFFSGYKINEISEFRITRDGDLSIEEDEARDLLIEIESSLKERRTGFPVKLEIASNMGENLRNFLFSTLDLRKENIYEIPNLLDLSSLMEVANLEGYQHLKYEYYSPQPSPSFYGKEDIFKVIREEDVLLHRPYDSFEPVIDLLRQASEDPKVLAIKQTLYRVGKTSPVIDYLIKAAENRKQVTVVVEVKARFDEENNIQWAKELEKAGCHVVYGLVGLKVHAKLLLIVRKEESGIKRYVHMSTGNYNYITAKLYEDIDFFTSKESYAQDVSALFNILTGYSKPPTLKKLSVAPTTLKDTILRWIENEIDITKKGGKGRIIMKVNSLLDISVIKALYKASMAGVEIQLIIRGICALKVGVKNISENIKARSIVGRYLEHSRIYYFENNGEHKIFISSADLMPRNLDKRVETLIPIEKEELKARLEEILKLYLKDNLKARELQPNGEYIKVTNKKSKSKPMLVQEELMKEAKKRFKKFFKTQEVDKFNFPKLK
- a CDS encoding HD domain-containing protein yields the protein MITGVINIGSENISLDIAQNNQNDVEIIESLEYPLFLGRDTFTLGRISFEKVEIMSEKLNGFKRVAEEYGVKNLKIVGTTALREAENVDFILDQIETKTGLVIDVLDDYEEKSHIYMELIRYFEKHRRYKKNDVLFVYIGTGSMGLATYSKGLIDSSQNIKIGSVKVSEMLKDLEEDTLYYSNLIREYLSTFFQPIMVWLNNKKIRTFVTCGNEIEFLASLLNKDNKEVMNISRSEFYSLFEKLKSKNATELSREYNISESKANSLLSALAFYKMLLEVSNAENILVFPMVNLSKSLLYQKLLSRRYRRFFNLLIKSTIISARNIGKKYFYEEKHSQTVENYALKLFDVLEPIHKLGKRERLLLQVAAILHDIGKYVNIKKHYLHSHNIIKSSEIMGLTSRELDIISRISYFHSAQDLEIDDYSAQVENQQDKILITKMLAILRLADALDVAHERKLGDIDISLEENRLTITTHTKRETLLEEWALKRKDNFFLEVFGVNPILEKKE